In the Streptomyces sp. NBC_00525 genome, one interval contains:
- a CDS encoding cold-shock protein → MPTGKVKWFNSEKGFGFLSRDDGSDVFVHSSVLPAGVDALKPGQRVEFGVVAGQRGDQALSVSILEPTPSVAAAQRRKPDELASIVQDLTTLLENITPMLERGRYPDKAAGGKIAGLLRAVADQLDV, encoded by the coding sequence TTGCCGACTGGCAAGGTCAAGTGGTTCAACAGTGAGAAGGGCTTCGGCTTCCTCTCCCGCGACGACGGCAGTGACGTCTTCGTGCACTCGTCCGTGCTCCCGGCCGGGGTCGACGCTCTCAAGCCCGGCCAGCGCGTCGAGTTCGGTGTGGTCGCCGGCCAGCGCGGCGACCAGGCGCTCTCCGTGTCGATCCTCGAACCGACCCCGTCCGTCGCGGCCGCCCAGCGCCGCAAGCCGGACGAGCTGGCGTCGATCGTCCAGGACCTGACGACCCTCCTGGAGAACATCACCCCGATGCTGGAGCGCGGCCGCTACCCCGACAAGGCGGCGGGCGGCAAGATCGCCGGTCTCCTGCGCGCGGTCGCGGACCAGCTCGACGTCTAG
- a CDS encoding ABC transporter permease translates to MTPRVLRTALRRLRHRGPAGVVARTRLHPLDLLAEAHAGILQRPGRSALTALGTVLGVGTFVAILGLTATASSQIDARFNTLVATEVTIEDIGGDGAEHIVNAFPDDAPSRMEKLNGVRHAGVYWHVDVTGGSTITAAPVGDTAAGEEAAVVAATPGVLAAADPTLSQGRTFDAFHQGRAEDVVVIGSGLADRLGITTLETQPAVFIGGTPLTVIGIVDDVARQEDLLLSVIVPSSTAEKYWGGPARGERAKMLVSTRLGAATQIAQEAALALDPAHPDRFKSIPPPDPRTLRGNVSGDLDQLLLLLAGICLVIGTVGIANTTLVAVLERTAEIGVRRALGARARHITAQFLTESGALGALGGLVGTSLGTLTVVGVAVARDWTPIVHPATVAAAPLIGLATGLLAGLYPAWRASGIQPVEALRR, encoded by the coding sequence ATGACTCCACGCGTTCTGCGCACCGCCCTACGACGGCTCCGGCACCGGGGCCCCGCCGGGGTGGTCGCCCGGACCCGTCTCCACCCCCTGGACCTGCTCGCCGAGGCACACGCCGGAATCCTCCAGCGGCCCGGCCGCTCCGCGCTGACCGCCCTGGGCACCGTGCTGGGAGTGGGCACGTTCGTCGCCATCCTGGGCCTGACCGCCACCGCCTCCTCCCAGATCGACGCCCGCTTCAACACCCTCGTCGCGACGGAGGTGACGATCGAGGACATCGGCGGCGACGGTGCCGAGCACATCGTCAACGCGTTCCCCGACGACGCGCCGTCCCGCATGGAGAAGCTGAACGGCGTCCGGCACGCGGGCGTCTACTGGCACGTCGACGTCACCGGCGGAAGCACGATCACGGCCGCACCGGTCGGCGACACGGCGGCCGGTGAGGAAGCGGCCGTGGTCGCGGCGACCCCCGGGGTGCTCGCGGCAGCCGACCCGACGCTCTCCCAGGGGCGGACCTTCGACGCCTTCCACCAGGGCCGCGCCGAGGATGTCGTGGTCATCGGCTCCGGGCTCGCCGACCGGCTCGGCATCACCACCCTGGAGACCCAGCCTGCCGTCTTCATCGGCGGCACCCCGCTCACCGTGATCGGCATCGTCGACGACGTGGCCCGCCAGGAGGACCTGCTCCTCTCCGTCATCGTCCCGAGCAGCACGGCCGAGAAGTACTGGGGCGGCCCGGCCCGCGGCGAACGCGCCAAGATGCTGGTCTCCACCCGGCTCGGGGCCGCCACCCAGATCGCGCAGGAAGCGGCGCTCGCCCTGGACCCGGCCCACCCGGACCGCTTCAAGTCGATCCCGCCGCCCGACCCGCGCACCCTGCGCGGCAACGTCAGCGGCGACCTCGACCAGCTCCTGCTGCTGCTCGCCGGCATCTGCCTGGTCATCGGCACGGTCGGCATCGCCAACACCACGCTCGTCGCGGTGCTGGAGCGCACCGCGGAGATCGGCGTACGCCGGGCGCTCGGCGCGCGCGCCCGGCACATCACCGCCCAGTTCCTCACCGAGTCCGGGGCGCTGGGCGCGCTGGGCGGCCTCGTGGGCACCAGCCTGGGCACGCTCACCGTGGTCGGCGTCGCCGTCGCCCGGGACTGGACCCCGATCGTTCACCCGGCGACGGTGGCGGCGGCCCCGCTGATCGGCCTGGCCACCGGTCTTCTGGCCGGCCTCTACCCCGCGTGGCGGGCGTCCGGAATCCAGCCGGTCGAGGCCCTGCGGCGCTGA
- a CDS encoding ABC transporter ATP-binding protein, whose product MTTHAPLEDAPPLVMEFDQVALTYPGAPPVEALKPCHLAVRKGDYLAVVGPSGSGKSTFLNIAGLLDVPTQGRYLLDGTDTTALREADRTALRGRRIGFVFQAFHLVPHRSAVENVTLSMLYAGTPRRERKKRALEALHRVGLDHRADALPIRMSGGERQRVAIARALVARPSLLLCDELTGNLDSATAESVLTLLDELHRDGMTLLVITHDPVVAARAARKVTIRDGVLTETEGAA is encoded by the coding sequence ATGACGACCCACGCCCCCCTCGAAGACGCTCCTCCGCTCGTCATGGAGTTCGACCAGGTGGCCCTCACCTACCCCGGAGCGCCGCCGGTCGAGGCGCTGAAGCCCTGTCACCTCGCCGTGCGCAAGGGCGACTACCTGGCCGTCGTCGGCCCGTCCGGCTCCGGGAAGTCCACCTTCCTCAACATCGCGGGGCTCCTCGACGTACCCACCCAGGGCCGCTACCTGCTCGACGGCACGGACACCACCGCCCTCCGGGAGGCCGACCGGACGGCACTGCGGGGCCGCCGTATCGGCTTCGTCTTCCAGGCGTTCCACCTCGTACCGCACCGCAGTGCCGTCGAGAACGTCACGCTCTCCATGCTCTACGCGGGCACCCCGCGTCGTGAGCGCAAGAAGCGCGCGCTCGAAGCGCTGCACCGGGTGGGGCTCGACCACCGGGCCGACGCGCTACCGATCCGGATGTCCGGCGGCGAGCGGCAACGGGTCGCCATCGCCAGGGCCCTGGTGGCGCGCCCGTCCCTCCTGCTCTGCGACGAGCTCACCGGCAACCTGGACTCCGCCACCGCCGAGTCCGTACTCACGCTCCTCGACGAACTCCACCGCGACGGCATGACCCTGCTCGTCATCACGCACGACCCGGTCGTGGCCGCCCGCGCGGCCCGGAAGGTGACGATCCGGGACGGCGTCCTCACCGAAACGGAGGGCGCCGCATGA
- a CDS encoding peptidoglycan-binding domain-containing protein: MPRNRRHVLFTVAALAVTLTGAGLASTAFISSPQQAAAEAGPPAPDVLTAPVERRVLTDTIVLRGQVTAGRTFDVSSAGPSGKDAGSPVVTKVMVKAGAAVKPGKVLLEISGRPLFSLEGKLPVYRDLRPGSRGDDVRQLQQALAAVGFGSQGDRAGYFGTATKTAVTRFYASLGYDPVPAQEDGQLKLREARRTATDMERAVQDAEPGTAKQRAREDLEIARDELNAVEAADGPMVPASELAFFPVFPARVDSLDARVGGPVGDKLLTVSAGDLVVKGSLGSSEVGLVRPGQKVRILSELTGTSASGVVESVADGLSAAGPDAGEEGAAPAADGEKGAVGHALVVTPTKALPAELAHQNVRLTVEAATSKAKVLVVPISAVSAGADARTTVTVLLADGGRRRIEVRPGISGDGYVEVTPVGGTGLAPGDKVIVGGAPAGGASAQRGGPSS; the protein is encoded by the coding sequence ATGCCGCGTAATCGACGACACGTCCTGTTCACGGTGGCGGCCCTGGCGGTCACGCTGACCGGGGCCGGTCTCGCGTCCACCGCCTTCATCTCCTCGCCCCAGCAGGCCGCCGCCGAGGCGGGACCGCCCGCACCGGACGTCCTGACGGCCCCGGTGGAACGCCGGGTGCTCACCGACACCATCGTCCTGCGCGGCCAGGTCACCGCCGGCCGGACCTTCGACGTGTCATCGGCCGGGCCGTCCGGGAAGGACGCCGGTTCGCCTGTGGTGACGAAGGTGATGGTGAAGGCGGGCGCCGCGGTGAAGCCGGGCAAGGTGCTGCTGGAGATCTCCGGACGCCCCCTCTTCTCCCTCGAAGGCAAACTCCCGGTCTACCGCGACCTGCGCCCCGGATCACGCGGCGACGACGTCCGTCAGCTGCAACAGGCGCTGGCCGCGGTCGGGTTCGGCAGCCAGGGCGACCGGGCGGGCTACTTCGGCACCGCCACGAAGACGGCGGTGACCCGGTTCTACGCATCGCTCGGCTACGACCCCGTCCCCGCGCAGGAGGACGGGCAGCTCAAGCTGCGGGAGGCCCGGCGCACGGCGACCGACATGGAACGCGCGGTGCAGGACGCCGAGCCCGGTACGGCCAAGCAGCGGGCGAGGGAGGACCTGGAGATCGCACGCGACGAGCTGAACGCCGTGGAGGCCGCGGACGGCCCCATGGTTCCGGCCTCCGAACTCGCGTTCTTCCCGGTGTTCCCCGCTCGGGTCGACTCGCTCGACGCACGCGTGGGCGGACCGGTCGGCGACAAGCTCCTCACCGTCTCGGCCGGAGACCTGGTGGTCAAGGGCTCCCTCGGGTCGAGCGAGGTCGGGCTGGTCCGGCCGGGCCAGAAGGTACGGATACTTTCGGAACTCACCGGCACGTCCGCGTCGGGCGTCGTCGAATCGGTCGCCGACGGCCTGTCCGCCGCCGGGCCCGACGCCGGTGAAGAGGGCGCGGCCCCCGCCGCCGACGGCGAGAAGGGGGCGGTCGGCCATGCCCTCGTCGTCACCCCCACCAAGGCGCTGCCCGCCGAACTCGCCCATCAGAACGTCCGGCTGACCGTCGAGGCGGCCACCTCCAAGGCCAAGGTCCTCGTCGTACCCATTTCCGCGGTGTCCGCGGGAGCGGATGCCAGGACCACGGTCACCGTGCTCCTGGCCGACGGCGGACGGCGCCGGATCGAGGTGCGCCCCGGCATCTCGGGCGACGGATACGTCGAGGTCACTCCGGTCGGAGGCACCGGCCTCGCCCCCGGTGACAAGGTCATCGTCGGTGGCGCCCCGGCCGGCGGCGCCTCCGCGCAACGGGGCGGCCCGTCTTCATGA
- a CDS encoding response regulator transcription factor has protein sequence MGNSDKSHRINEHEARLLQLLYAGYEDARVARALGLSHRTVQRHVKRLMLKVGVNSRLALGARAQELGWLSRSGERGDTQGPETSWEQHVRDRDAA, from the coding sequence ATGGGCAATTCGGACAAGAGTCATAGAATCAATGAACATGAGGCAAGACTCCTGCAACTTCTTTATGCGGGATATGAGGACGCCCGGGTCGCCCGGGCTCTCGGCCTGAGTCACCGCACCGTGCAGCGCCATGTGAAGCGCCTGATGCTCAAGGTCGGCGTGAACAGCAGGCTGGCCCTCGGGGCGCGGGCGCAGGAGCTCGGCTGGCTGAGCCGGTCCGGCGAACGGGGCGACACCCAAGGGCCCGAGACATCGTGGGAGCAGCACGTGAGGGACCGGGATGCCGCGTAA